The DNA sequence GCCCCCCCCCCCGCCCGATTACAAGGTCAGGACATCGATCTCGAACGTCCTCTTCAATCTGAGGCTCTCGTGGACCGAGAAGAACATCACCGAGTACACGGCCCTGCTTCATCCGGAGTTCACGTTCATCTTCTCGCCGCAGGATGTGGGAGGACCGAACAATATCCCCGAGGAGTGGGGGCGGGCCGATGAGCTCGAGAGCATCACGAACCTCTTCGGCAGCAAGGCGAACGTCGACGGCTACCGCTGCGAGACGATCCGCCTCACTTTCACCGCGGGGCCCGAGACTCCCGCCCAGCAGTACGACACGACCTGGACGAAGGTGACTCTGACCGAGGTTCACCTCCAGGTCGACTCGCGGCACGAGATATCGGGCCTCCAGCTCCTCTACGAGGTGCTGGGGGACCAGGCCGACTTCTACTTCAAGGAGACCGCCGAGATCGACCCCGTCTCGCAGAAGAAGCTCTGGCAGATCGTCCTCTGGGAGGACAAGCCCCGGGGCGTTCTCGCCGCGATGAACTGATCGAAGTTGCCCCGCAAACCGAGACGCGCATCAGGCAGGCCGCTCCCGATCGGGGCGGCCCTCCTCTTCCTGGCGATCGGGGTCGTCCTGATCAGCATCCTCTGGAGGCAGGAGGAGGATGCGCCCGGCGAGATCGTCCTTCCTCGCGCCGCCGCGCCCGACCATGGCGTGACGGAGAGAACGCGGCGCGAGGCCTTTGCGGATCCGTTTCTGCGGATCATCGAGGCCTACCTCAATGACAGGCGCCTGCGGGTGGTCGCGGGCGAGCGGGGCATCGACCTGATCTGCCTCCTTCCCCCCGGGGGATCCAGCTTCCAGGTCAACGCCGATCTCAAGAGGGCCGTCTCCCACTGGGGCGGCGCGATTTCGGCGGCGACCGAGCATTACGTTCGGGATCTGGGGCGAGCCATAGATCTTCGTCTGAGCCACGGGGGGCGGACCTACTCGGTCCGGGTGATGAGGGACGAGACCCCGCCCGGGGATCCAAGGGTCGCGATCGTGATCGATGACTTCGGCTACGAGAAGGGGGAGCTGGCCGAGGCCTTCCTCGATCTTCCCTTCCCGATCACTCCCTCGGTCCTCCCGGGGTACGCGCGCTCCGCTTGGACCGTCCGACGCGCGGTCGAGAAGGGGCGCCAGCCGATACTCCATTTGCCGATGGAGCCGAAGAGCTTCCCGAGGGACGATCCCGGTCCCGGCGCGATTCTCGTGGGGATGGAGCGGGAGGCCATCGCGTCGGTCCTCGACCGCAGCCTCCGGGAGTTGGCCGGGGTAGGCGGAGCGAGCAACCACATGGGCAGCCGGGCCAGCGAGGTTCCCGCCATCGCCGGAGCGGTCCTCGGGGAGTTCGCGCGCCGCGGCCTCTTCTACCTCGACAGCGGGACATCGGACGCATCGATCTTCCCGGCCGAGGCCGCGCGCGCCGGAGTGAAATGCCTCACGGCCGACCTCTTCCTGGATGGGGAGGAGGATCCGACCCCCGGATCGATGGCGCGACGCCTGGCCGAGGCCCGTCGTTTGGCCGAACTCACCGGGAGCGCAATCCTGATCGGCCATGCGCGTCCGGCGACCCTAGCCTTCCTGCGATCCAGCGCCGACTCGCTGCTCGCCGGCCCCTCCCGGGTCGTCCCTTTGGCCGACCTCTTGCGTTGACATCTCCACCGCGGACGGGATAGCCTCCGATTCCGTGTGGTTTGCGCCCACAAAGGCGCATCGGAGGCGTACGAGGGATGAACAAGTCGTATCAGTGGAAGTTGTTGCTCCTGGTTCTCTTGGTGGCTCTCTCCATCTATGCGCTCCTCCCGACCTTCCAGCTCTATGGCAGGCCGGAGGCGGAGAGGAATGACCCGAGGGATCCGGTTCAGAGGGAGCTTCGGGGCAAGGCGCTGAAACTGGGTCTCGATCTCAGGGGAGGCATGCACCTCGCTCTCGAACTGGA is a window from the Candidatus Eisenbacteria bacterium genome containing:
- a CDS encoding divergent polysaccharide deacetylase family protein, with amino-acid sequence MPRKPRRASGRPLPIGAALLFLAIGVVLISILWRQEEDAPGEIVLPRAAAPDHGVTERTRREAFADPFLRIIEAYLNDRRLRVVAGERGIDLICLLPPGGSSFQVNADLKRAVSHWGGAISAATEHYVRDLGRAIDLRLSHGGRTYSVRVMRDETPPGDPRVAIVIDDFGYEKGELAEAFLDLPFPITPSVLPGYARSAWTVRRAVEKGRQPILHLPMEPKSFPRDDPGPGAILVGMEREAIASVLDRSLRELAGVGGASNHMGSRASEVPAIAGAVLGEFARRGLFYLDSGTSDASIFPAEAARAGVKCLTADLFLDGEEDPTPGSMARRLAEARRLAELTGSAILIGHARPATLAFLRSSADSLLAGPSRVVPLADLLR